The genome window TCCTCGACCAGATCGACGATGGCCTCGACCCGCTTGCCGACCTTCGCGGCGAGCTTCGCCTCGGAGATGGCCTGAGCCTTTTCCATGAAGCGGTCCCAACGGTCCTGCTTGACCTCGGGCGCGACGTGATCGGGAAGCGCGTTCGAACGGGCGCCGGCGACGTTCTCGTACTGGAAGCACCCGACCCGGTCGAGCTGCGCCTCGTCGAGCCAGTCCAGCAGCGTCTGGAACTCCGCTTCCGTCTCGCCGGGATAGCCGACGATGAAGGTCGAGCGCAGGGTAATGTCGGGGCAGTCGCGCCGCCATGCCGCGATCTCGTCGAGCGTGCGCGCCGCCGCGGCCGGCCGCGCCATGCGGCGAAGGACGTCGGGATGGGCGTGCTGGAACGGAATGTCGAGGTAGGGCAGCAGCCCCGAGGCCGGGTCGGCCATAGCCGGGATCAGTTCGCGCACATGCGGATAGGGATAGACGTAATGCAGCCGCACCCAGGCGCCGAGGGTACCGAGATCGCGCGCGAGGTCGAGGATCGGTGCCTTGCTTTCTCGGTCCTTCCAGTCGGTGCCGTAGGCCGAGGTATCCTGGCTGATGACCAGAAGCTCGCGCACGCCCGCTTCGACCAGCTTCTCGGCCTCGCGCATCACGGCCTTCTGCGGGCGCGATTGCAGTTTACCGCGCATGTCGGGAATGATGCAGAACTTGCAGGCGTGATTGCAGCCTTCGGAGATCTTGAGATAGCTGTAATGCCGCGGCGTGAGGCTGACGCCACGCGCGGGCAACAGATCGACGAAGGGGTCGGGATCGGGCGGCACGGCCTTGTGCACCGCGTCGAGGACCTGTTCGTACTGGTGGGGCCCCGTCACGGCCAGCACCTTCGGATGCGCGCCGGTGATGTAGTCGGGCTCTGCGCCCAGGCACCCGGTAACGATGACGCGGCCATTCGATGCCATCGCCTCGCCGATCGCCTCGAGGCTTTCGGCCTTGGCGCTGTCGAGAAATCCGCAGGTATTGACGATGACGGCATCGGCACCCGCGTAATCGGGCGAGATGCCGTAGCCCTCGGCCCGGAGCCGCGTCAGGATGCGTTCGCTGTCGACCAACGCCTTGGGACAGCCGAGGCTGACCATCCCGACCATCGGTTGCGCGCCGGGGCGCACGGTCGAAAGGTCGCGTTCGAGCCGCGGGTTCGAGATGTCAGGACGAAGGTTCGGAGGGTTCTGGGCCATTTCCGGGCTATAGGCCCTTCGCGCCGGGCTGGGAAGTCCGTGTCACGCCGCTTTGACGCGGTGTCGTTCCGGCAGTCGCCACCCGACGAGGGCTGCAAGGCGCTTCCGCAAGACCGTGCAGAGGACGCCCGGTGGGGGATCCGCGGGTTCCGCCCCGGCAGCTTTCCGCCGATTACAGAGCCCGCCGGGACCGCACCGGAGCACCCGTCCTTGCGCGGGATCCGCACCCGGGTAAGCATTCGACCATGCGCATCATTTCCATGATCCCCCTGATCCTCCTGCTTTCCGCGTGTGGCGGTGCACGGGGCGGCGGGGCCGACGTCACCCGGGGTGCGCTTTACCCCAACGAGACGCCGCAAATCAGAAACCTCATCAACCGATACGCCGACGGCTACGGCGTCCCGCGCTCGCTCGTCCACCGGGTCGTCCAGCGCGAGAGCGACTACCGCCCCGAAGCGCGCAATGGGCCTTACTGGGGAATGATGCAGATCCTTCCGCAGACCGCCCGGACAATGGGGCACCAGGGAACGGCAAACGAACTTCTCGACGCCGAGACCAATCTGCGATGGGCGGTCAAATACCTGCGAGGAGCATGGATGGTCGCCGACGGTGACGAGGCCGAAGCGGTCGGCTGGTATGCGCGCGGATATTACTACGAAGCAAAGAAAAAGTGCCTTCTGACCGAGACCGGGCTCAACGAACGCGAAACGGCCCGCCACTGCCGATAGGGCATCCGCGCATCTCTTGACTTGCGCTTGCTGCGACGCAGCATACGGCTCTGAAAGACGGAGCCGACGATGACATTCAGTGCCTTCATGAACCAGAACGCGACGCAGTGGGTCATATTGATCGCCCTGCTGACCGGGGTCTTCTCGATCCACAACTATTTCTGGTCCTGGTTGATTCCCCACCTTCTCAAGCGGAAGCGACTGATCTTTCGCATGGCCGCACGGATGCGGGGGCCAAGCCGCCTCATCATGCTGGTTCTGACATTGGTGATCGTCGTACCGCTTATGTCACTCGACCGCGGGACGACCGACATCCTGGAACATGTGGCGATCGGATCGCTCATATCCGCCTTCGGATGGATGGCGATTCTGGCGCTCGAATTCCTGACGGAGCGTTCGATCAACCGGCTGGCCGTTCACGAGGAGGAGAAATACGCCGACCGCGCGCAGGCGACGCAGCTTCGCGTCCTGCGCCAGAGCCTGCGCATCCTCATCGTGCTGCTGACGGCAGGTCTCGTCCTGTCGACCTTCGAATCGGTCCGGCAATACGGCGTGTCCCTTTTCGCATCGGCGGGTGCGGCGGGCCTCGTGCTGGGCTTTGCGGCGCGTCCCGTGCTCGCCAACCTCATCGCCGGGATCCAGATCGCCCTCACCCAGCCGATCAGGCTCAACGACGTAGTGATCGTCGAGAACGAATGGGGCTGGATCGAGGAGATCAGCTCGACCTATGTCGTCATCCGCATCTGGGATCTTCGCCGCCTCGTCGTGCCGCTCAGCTACTTCATCGAACAGCCGTTCCAGAACTGGACCCGCGATTCGAGCAGCCTCATCGGGTCGGTAATCTGGTATCTCGATTACACCGTCCCGATGGACGAGATGCGCCGCAAGCTCACCGAAATCGTCGAGGAATCGAGCCTATGGGACCGTCGAACCGTCGTGCTTCAGGTCATCGACACCACCGAGGACACGATCCAGGTGCGCGGCCTCGTCAGTGCGCGCAACGCACCGACTGCGTGGGATCTGCGGTGCGAGGTCCGCGAGAAGATGATCGGCTGGCTGCAGGCGGAGCATCCGCAGGCGCTTCCGAGGATGCGCGCCGAACTCGACACGAAAGGGGCTGAAATGGATGGTAGCGTGAGGCGGACTTGAACCGCCGACCCCAGCATTATGAGTGCTGTGCTCTAACCAGCTGAGCTATCACGCCCTATCCGCTGCGTCACCTAGAGAGGGGAGCCCCCCCTGTCAACAGAGGAAATCACCGGTTCTCACTCCCGGCTCCGCAGGATCCGTGCAGGCCGCGCGGCGAGCGGGGGCCAGGCGAAGGCGAGTCCGGCCAAAAGCGTACCGAGCACACCGCCGCCCACGATCAGCAGCGCCGAGCGCGGCGCGAAGACGAAATCGGTCTCCATCACGAAGTGGCTGACGCCCCAACCGGCGACGGCACCAGCGGCGACAGCGACGATGCCGGCCGCGAGACCCAACACCATCCAGCGCAGTGCGAAGCTCAAGAGGATGAGCGCCCGGCTCGCCCCCAGCGTCTTCAGGACCGCGGCCTCGTAGACTCGCGTCCTTGTGCCCGCCGCCGCAGCCCCCAGCAGCACGACCCCGCCCGTGACGAGGGTCGCGGCCGCGCCATAGGTGATCGCTGCGGCGATGCCCGCGAGGATTTCGCTCACCCGCGCGATCGCGTCGGCCACGCGGATCGCGGTGATGTTGGGATAGGCCTCCGCCAGATCGCGCAGGATCGCGGCCTCGGCCTCTTCATCGGCATAGATGGTCGAGATGAACGTATGCGGCGCACCCTGCAGTGCCGCCGGGTTCATCGCCAGCACGAACCCGATCCCGGCGGTCGAGAAATCGACTTCCCGGAAGGACGTGATCTCGCCCTCGATGTCGCGCCCTAGAACGTTGACCGTGAGCCGGTCGCCAAGCGCGAGGCCCAGTTCCTCCGCCTCTTCGGCTGCGAAACTGATCTGGTTCGGCCCCTCGTAACCTCGGGGCCACCATTGCCCCGCCGTGATGCGGGTGTCGTCCGGCGGCGCGTCGGAATAGGTCACGCCCCGATCGCCGTTGAGCGTCCAGTGATCGCCTGCCACTTCGCGCGCGGGACGTCCGTTGATCTCGGTGATGATGCCGCGCAGCATCGGGGCGGTCTCGACCGCTTCCACGCCAGGATCCTCGTCGAGACGGGCGCGAAAGCCCTCGATCTGGCCCGGCTGGATGTCGATCATGAAATAGCTCGGTGCGATCTCCGGCAGGTCGCGTTCGATCGCACCTCTGAGATTGGTGTCGATCTGCCCGATCGCGGCCAGAACCGTGAGACCCAGCCCGAGCGACAGCACGACCGACAGCGCCTCTCCCCCCGGGCCGCCCACCGCCCCGAGAGCCATGCGCAGCGCGGGGTGCCCCCGCACCGCCGACCTTCGCGCAATGACACGCGACAGCGCCCGGGTGCCCTCGGCGATGGCGACAAGCATGGCGAAGGCTGCAAGAAGCCCCCCTGCCGCATAGAGGGTCAGCTTCGGAAGCCCTGAAAGCCACGCCGCCGAACCGACGAGCGTCGCAAGGATCACCGCCGTCGCAAGCAGGAAGATCGGCCGCGGCCAGCCCGACGGTCCGCCGCCGGCATTGCGGAAAAGCTCGGCCGCGCGAATGTCCTGCGCCTTGGCGAGAGGCCAGATCGTGAAGAGCGCGGCAGCGAGACTCCCGTAGAGCGCGGCCTCGATCAGTGGGCCGGGATAGATTCCGATATCGGCCGGCACCGGCAGCCGATCCGAGATCAACGGCTCGAAGAGGATCGGAAGCGCCGCGCCAAGGACAAGTCCGACCCCGAGCCCCAGAAGCGTCAGCATTCCGATTTGCAGCGCATAGACCGCAAAGATCGTCCGCCCCTGGGCACCCAGCGTCTTGAGCGTGGCGATCGTGGCAGTCTTTTCGACCATATGCGCGCGCACGGCCGACGCGATCCCGACACCGCCGACAGCGAGCCCCGCAAGCCCGACGAGGACCAGGAACGACGACAGCCGATCCACGAAGCGCTCGATCCCGGGCGCACCGTTGCGCCGGTCGCGCCATCGATATCCGCCATCCGGAAGCGCCGCCGCGAGATCCGCCTCCGCGATATCGAGATCCGTATCGACCGGCAGGCTCAGGCGATATTCCGTCTCGAAGAGCGTGCCAGGTTCCAGAAGGCCGGAGCCACCCAGATCCTCGGTCCTAAGCAGCGTGCGCGGTCCCAGGTTGAAACCGCCACCGGCGCTGTCGGGCTCCCGCGCGAGGTCCGCGGCGAGGCGAAAGGTCTTGGTACCAAGCCGGAACGTGTCGCCGATCTCGAGCCCGAGCCGGTCGATCAGGATCCGGTCCATCACCGCCCCCGGAATCTCGCCCTCGAATGCCCGGGAGAGCGGCATGGCGGGGTCGAGCGTCACGTCGCCCAGCAACGGATAGGCCGCATCGACGCCCTTCACTTCGGTCAATGCGCGCAGGTCGTCCTCGCCGCGCTCGACGACGGCCATGGACTGGAATTCGACGATCTCGGAAACCTCTCCGAGCGCGGAAAGCGCCTCGCGCTCCGACGGGTCGGCGAAGCGATAGGTGAACTCGATCGACGCATCGCCGCCGAGGATGCGCGCCCCCTCCCGCGCGAGCCCTTCGGAGATCGCCTCGCGCACCGATCCGACCGCCGCGATCGCCACGATACCGAGTGCGAGGCAGGCGAGAAACACGCGGAATCCCTCGAGGCCGCCGCGCAATTCACGCCGTGCGATCCGCCAGGCAAGCCTCATTCCCGCCCTTTCATCTGTGCCGAAGTGCTTCGTGGGAGAGGAATGGCCGCGGGAAAGCCCCCCAGCGATGCGACGATCATGCGATCCACCACCGTTCTCATCCCGAAGCGGCCATCTCGGCATCCCGCAACCGCCCGTCCTCGAGCCGGATCGTCCGGCCGCAGCGCTCGGCGAGCGCGGGATCGTGCGTCACGAGGACGAGCGTCGCGCCGAGCGTCTCGTTGAGCCCGAAGAGAAGGTCGACGATCGCGCGCCCCGTCGGCCCGTCGAGATTTCCCGTCGGCTCGTCGGCCAGCAGGATGTCCGGGCGCGGCACCGCGGCGCGCGCCAGTGCGACGCGCTGCTGTTCTCCGCCCGAAAGCTGCGCGGGATAGTGGTCGCGCCGCTTTCCAAGGCCGACCCGGTCGAGTTCCTCGGCCGCGCGCTCGAACGCGTCGTCCTGTCCCGCGAGTTCGAGCGGGGTCGCCACGTTTTCCAGCGCGGTCATCGTCGGGATCAGGTGGAAGGACTGGAACACCACGCCCATATGGTCCCTGCGGAACCGCGCGAGCGCATCCTCGCCCATGGTCGTCAGGTCGTGGCCGAGCGCCTTCACGCTGCCGCTCGTGGCGCGCTCGAGCCCGCCCATGACCATGAGGAGAGACGATTTGCCAGATCCGGACGGCCCGACCAGACCCACCGTTTCACCGCGTTCCACATCGAGCGTGATGCCATGGAGGATATCCACCGGGCCCGCATTGCCATCGAGCCGCAACGCGGTGTCTTGGAGCGAGAGAACCTTCTCCGCCATCGTGCCTTCCCTTCGGATCACGGTCGCATATGGGGCGCGCGCCCTCGTTGCCAAGGTCGCATTCTGTCTGGTGCTCGCCACCGCTGCGAGCGCCCAGACGATCACGATCGCGGCACTGGGCGATTCGCTGACGCAGGGCTACGGCCTGCCGCAGGAGGAGGGGTTCGTTCCGACGCTTCGGGAATGGCTCGCGGCGCACGATGCGGATGTGGACCTCATCAATGCCGGGGTCTCGGGCGACACGACCGCGGGCGGTCTTTCGCGGGTCGACTGGACGCTGACCCCCGAGGTCGACGCGATGATCGTGGCGCTCGGCGGCAACGACGTGCTGCGTGGCATCGACCCGGAAACGAGCCGGATCAATCTCGATGGCATCCTCGCCCGGGCAGAGGAAGCGGGTGTCGAGGTTCTGCTAGTCGGAATTTCGACCCCCGGAAATTACGGAGCGGAATATCGCGACGCCTTCGACTCGATCTACACCGGTCTCTCCGAGGAATACGATACGCTGCTCGTCCCCGATTTCCTGGGCGCGCTCGCGCGGATGGGCGACCGGCGGGCGGCGATGGCGGATTTCATGCAGGGCGACGGCATCCATCCGAACGCGGCTGGGGTGGATCGCATCGTGGCGGAAATCGGACCGGAGGTACTGAAGCTGATTGACCGTGCGCGCTGAGAGCGCTTGCCCCCGCGCGCCCGTGAATAGTAGGTCGGGGATCATGACGCCCGACGAGATCACCGACCTCTTCACCCGTTCCGACGGAAGCTTTCTCTGCGCACGATGGGGGCGGCCGCTCGCCCCTGTCGTCTTCGGCGTGGACGACGCCACGCTTTCCGTCGTGAAAGGCGCGATCGAGGCGGTTGCCCGAATGGCGGGCCAGGATGTGGTCGAGACCGACCCCGAACTTGGCGTGAACCTGATGATTTTCTTTTTCCGCGACTGGGACGAACTGCGCGCGGTGCCGGATCTCGACCGGCTGATCCCCGACCTCGAACCGTTGCTCGACCGGCTCGAAGCGGCGGAGGCGAACCAGTACCGCATCTTCCGTTTCGACGATCAGGGCGCGATCCGCGCCTCCTTCGTCTTCCTGCGGATGGACGAGGCGATGGCAGCCCTTCCCGCCGAGACACTGGCATTGAGCCAGATCACGCAGACGATGCTGCTCTGGTCCGACAGGGCATTCACTGATCGCTCGCCCCTCGCCGTGACGCCCGATGGCGTGACCGTGCTGCGGCCCGAGATCGGTGCGCTCATCCGTGCGGCATACGATCCGGTGATGCCGCCATCCGCCAGCGACCCGAGCCATGCGCTGCGCCTCGCCGCACGCATCGGCGCTCCGGGTTGAGCCGCGATCCGGGGGCCGGACATTGAGCCACCTTTTTCCGGTTACCGTCTATTACGAAGACACCGATATGGGCGGGATCGTCTATCACGCCAATTACCTCAAGTTCATCGAGCGCGCCCGATCCGACTGGGTCCGCAAGCAGGGCGTCGACCAGATCGCCCTGCGCGAGGCCGGGATTGCCTTCGCCGTCAGACGCATCAATGCGGAATTCCACGCCCCCGCCCGGCTCGACGACAGGTTGACGGTCGAAACCTCGGTCATGAAGGCCGGCGGGGCGCGCATGGTCCTCGAACAGGTGGTGACGCGCAGCGCGACCAGTCTCTTTCGCGCGGAGGTCGAACTCGCCGCGCTGGATATGGCGAGCGGCCGTCCTGCCCGCCTGCCGGAGGTCTTGCGGCGGGCCGAGTGATCACCCGAATGTGTGACGAAGATGGCTTTCCCGAACGCATTGCTGTATCTAATCCGCAACGAGGCCCGATAACGCGGCCCGCTTGAGAGCGAGAGAGCAGGCAATGGAAACCGAGACTTTGGCGCTGGCGTCGGAGATTGACTTCTCCATGTGGGGGCTTTTCGCACGCGCGACCCTGACCGTGAAATTCGTGATGCTGCTGCTGATCCTCGCGTCGTTCTGGGCCTGGGCCACGATCATCCAGAAATGGCTCGCCTATCGCCGCGCCGAGGCCGAGGCCCGACAGTTCGAAGCAGCATTCTGGTCTGGAGAGCCGCTCGACGAGCTCTATCGCAAGCTCGGCCCCGAGCCCGAAGGCCGGGCAGCCAGCGTCTTCGCGGCCGGGATGGCCGAATGGCAGCGCAGCCACCGCGACGACGGCGCGCTCATCCCCGGTGCGCAGGCCCGGATCGACCGTTCGATGAACGTTGCGATACAACGCGAATCCGAGGATCTGGAAAAGGGATTGCCGTTTCTTGCGACAGTGGGGTCCACCGCACCGTTCATCGGTCTCTTCGGAACCGTCTGGGGGATCATGAACGCCTTCGTCGAGATCGCCGAGCAGCAGAACACGAACCTCGCCGTCGTGGCTCCCGGCATCGCCGAGGCGCTGCTGGCGACGGGCCTCGGCCTTCTCGCGGCGATCCCTGCAGTCATCTTCTACAACAAGCTCTCGACCGATGCGAACCGACTGGTCGGAGGATACGAGGCCTTCGCGGACGAGTTCACCACGATCCTCTCGCGCCAGCTGGACAGCTGAGCGATGGGCGCGGGCACGATCCAGAAGAGCGGCGGAGGGTCACGGCGCGGTCGGGGGCGCGGGCGCGCACGGCCCATGGCCGAGATCAACGTCACGCCCTTCGTCGACGTCATGCTGGTCCTTCTCATCGTGTTCATGGTCGCGGCACCGCTGCTGACCGTCGGCGTTCCGGTGCAACTGCCCGAGACCGCGGCCGAAGCCCTGCCGACCGAACAGGAGGAGCCGCTTTCGATCACCCTGACCGCGGATGGCCGCGTGCTCCTGATGGACAACGAGACGGAGAGCGAGAACCTGATCGGACAACTCGAGGCCATCGCGGCAGAGAGGGCGAGCCGGAAGGTCTATGTCCGCGCGGACGGATCCATTCCCTACGCCCAGGTCGTGCAGGTCATGGGTGCGCTGAACGCGGCGGGCTTCGCCGATATCGGCCTCGTGACGGATGCCGGAGGCCCGCGGCTCGACGGGTCGGACGGATAGGACGCTGAGGGCTCATTCATGAACCCGGGCACGATCATTTCGGGAACGGCACATGCGGCCCTGATCCTCTATGCCCTGTTCGGCGGGATGTTTTCGCGCGACGCCATGCCGCCTCCGGACGCGGCCCAGGTCACCTTGCTGAGCGAGGAGCAGTTTGCCGCGCTGACCCGCCCCGACACCGCCGAGGAACAGCAACCAGCGACCGAGGCGCCGAGCGCGGCGCT of Palleronia sp. LCG004 contains these proteins:
- a CDS encoding arylesterase produces the protein MLATAASAQTITIAALGDSLTQGYGLPQEEGFVPTLREWLAAHDADVDLINAGVSGDTTAGGLSRVDWTLTPEVDAMIVALGGNDVLRGIDPETSRINLDGILARAEEAGVEVLLVGISTPGNYGAEYRDAFDSIYTGLSEEYDTLLVPDFLGALARMGDRRAAMADFMQGDGIHPNAAGVDRIVAEIGPEVLKLIDRAR
- a CDS encoding ABC transporter ATP-binding protein, giving the protein MAEKVLSLQDTALRLDGNAGPVDILHGITLDVERGETVGLVGPSGSGKSSLLMVMGGLERATSGSVKALGHDLTTMGEDALARFRRDHMGVVFQSFHLIPTMTALENVATPLELAGQDDAFERAAEELDRVGLGKRRDHYPAQLSGGEQQRVALARAAVPRPDILLADEPTGNLDGPTGRAIVDLLFGLNETLGATLVLVTHDPALAERCGRTIRLEDGRLRDAEMAASG
- the tolR gene encoding protein TolR, whose protein sequence is MGAGTIQKSGGGSRRGRGRGRARPMAEINVTPFVDVMLVLLIVFMVAAPLLTVGVPVQLPETAAEALPTEQEEPLSITLTADGRVLLMDNETESENLIGQLEAIAAERASRKVYVRADGSIPYAQVVQVMGALNAAGFADIGLVTDAGGPRLDGSDG
- a CDS encoding mechanosensitive ion channel family protein; amino-acid sequence: MTFSAFMNQNATQWVILIALLTGVFSIHNYFWSWLIPHLLKRKRLIFRMAARMRGPSRLIMLVLTLVIVVPLMSLDRGTTDILEHVAIGSLISAFGWMAILALEFLTERSINRLAVHEEEKYADRAQATQLRVLRQSLRILIVLLTAGLVLSTFESVRQYGVSLFASAGAAGLVLGFAARPVLANLIAGIQIALTQPIRLNDVVIVENEWGWIEEISSTYVVIRIWDLRRLVVPLSYFIEQPFQNWTRDSSSLIGSVIWYLDYTVPMDEMRRKLTEIVEESSLWDRRTVVLQVIDTTEDTIQVRGLVSARNAPTAWDLRCEVREKMIGWLQAEHPQALPRMRAELDTKGAEMDGSVRRT
- the rimO gene encoding 30S ribosomal protein S12 methylthiotransferase RimO, with protein sequence MAQNPPNLRPDISNPRLERDLSTVRPGAQPMVGMVSLGCPKALVDSERILTRLRAEGYGISPDYAGADAVIVNTCGFLDSAKAESLEAIGEAMASNGRVIVTGCLGAEPDYITGAHPKVLAVTGPHQYEQVLDAVHKAVPPDPDPFVDLLPARGVSLTPRHYSYLKISEGCNHACKFCIIPDMRGKLQSRPQKAVMREAEKLVEAGVRELLVISQDTSAYGTDWKDRESKAPILDLARDLGTLGAWVRLHYVYPYPHVRELIPAMADPASGLLPYLDIPFQHAHPDVLRRMARPAAAARTLDEIAAWRRDCPDITLRSTFIVGYPGETEAEFQTLLDWLDEAQLDRVGCFQYENVAGARSNALPDHVAPEVKQDRWDRFMEKAQAISEAKLAAKVGKRVEAIVDLVEDDAATCRTKGDAPEIDGHLYIDEDFEALGPGDLVTVEVDEAGEYDLWGRLV
- the ybgC gene encoding tol-pal system-associated acyl-CoA thioesterase, which codes for MSHLFPVTVYYEDTDMGGIVYHANYLKFIERARSDWVRKQGVDQIALREAGIAFAVRRINAEFHAPARLDDRLTVETSVMKAGGARMVLEQVVTRSATSLFRAEVELAALDMASGRPARLPEVLRRAE
- a CDS encoding ABC transporter permease → MRLAWRIARRELRGGLEGFRVFLACLALGIVAIAAVGSVREAISEGLAREGARILGGDASIEFTYRFADPSEREALSALGEVSEIVEFQSMAVVERGEDDLRALTEVKGVDAAYPLLGDVTLDPAMPLSRAFEGEIPGAVMDRILIDRLGLEIGDTFRLGTKTFRLAADLAREPDSAGGGFNLGPRTLLRTEDLGGSGLLEPGTLFETEYRLSLPVDTDLDIAEADLAAALPDGGYRWRDRRNGAPGIERFVDRLSSFLVLVGLAGLAVGGVGIASAVRAHMVEKTATIATLKTLGAQGRTIFAVYALQIGMLTLLGLGVGLVLGAALPILFEPLISDRLPVPADIGIYPGPLIEAALYGSLAAALFTIWPLAKAQDIRAAELFRNAGGGPSGWPRPIFLLATAVILATLVGSAAWLSGLPKLTLYAAGGLLAAFAMLVAIAEGTRALSRVIARRSAVRGHPALRMALGAVGGPGGEALSVVLSLGLGLTVLAAIGQIDTNLRGAIERDLPEIAPSYFMIDIQPGQIEGFRARLDEDPGVEAVETAPMLRGIITEINGRPAREVAGDHWTLNGDRGVTYSDAPPDDTRITAGQWWPRGYEGPNQISFAAEEAEELGLALGDRLTVNVLGRDIEGEITSFREVDFSTAGIGFVLAMNPAALQGAPHTFISTIYADEEAEAAILRDLAEAYPNITAIRVADAIARVSEILAGIAAAITYGAAATLVTGGVVLLGAAAAGTRTRVYEAAVLKTLGASRALILLSFALRWMVLGLAAGIVAVAAGAVAGWGVSHFVMETDFVFAPRSALLIVGGGVLGTLLAGLAFAWPPLAARPARILRSRE
- the tolQ gene encoding protein TolQ; translated protein: METETLALASEIDFSMWGLFARATLTVKFVMLLLILASFWAWATIIQKWLAYRRAEAEARQFEAAFWSGEPLDELYRKLGPEPEGRAASVFAAGMAEWQRSHRDDGALIPGAQARIDRSMNVAIQRESEDLEKGLPFLATVGSTAPFIGLFGTVWGIMNAFVEIAEQQNTNLAVVAPGIAEALLATGLGLLAAIPAVIFYNKLSTDANRLVGGYEAFADEFTTILSRQLDS
- a CDS encoding lytic transglycosylase domain-containing protein encodes the protein MRIISMIPLILLLSACGGARGGGADVTRGALYPNETPQIRNLINRYADGYGVPRSLVHRVVQRESDYRPEARNGPYWGMMQILPQTARTMGHQGTANELLDAETNLRWAVKYLRGAWMVADGDEAEAVGWYARGYYYEAKKKCLLTETGLNERETARHCR